The following coding sequences are from one Pigmentibacter sp. JX0631 window:
- the fabG gene encoding 3-oxoacyl-[acyl-carrier-protein] reductase, with the protein MENTEKKQATAAEIAQIISSIYAKNLFNGKVALVTGASRGIGRTISIALGTLGAKVIVNYAGNASAAESVVSEIKECNGTATCAKFDVADFNLVQESIKVLEKEHGGIDILINNAGISKDNLFVKFKEDDWNATLDTNLKGSFNCSRAVAMGMMRKRSGKIINISSVVGLTGNAGQTAYAASKAGVIGLTKALALELAGRNIQINALAPGYFTTDMTSTLGNEVIKKIEEKIPSEKVGDPIEVAKAVIFLACQASSYITGQTLAVDGGMTMH; encoded by the coding sequence ATGGAAAATACTGAAAAAAAACAGGCAACTGCAGCAGAAATCGCTCAAATAATTAGCAGTATTTATGCAAAAAACCTTTTTAACGGCAAAGTCGCTTTAGTAACAGGAGCATCAAGGGGAATAGGTAGAACTATTTCTATTGCTTTAGGCACGTTAGGGGCAAAAGTAATCGTAAATTATGCTGGTAATGCATCTGCAGCTGAATCCGTTGTCTCCGAAATCAAAGAATGCAATGGAACGGCAACTTGTGCAAAATTTGATGTTGCAGATTTTAATTTAGTGCAGGAAAGCATAAAAGTTCTTGAAAAAGAACATGGCGGAATCGATATCTTAATCAATAATGCTGGTATTTCTAAAGATAACCTGTTTGTAAAATTTAAAGAAGACGATTGGAATGCTACTTTGGATACAAACTTAAAAGGTTCGTTCAATTGTTCGCGTGCAGTTGCAATGGGAATGATGCGCAAAAGATCGGGAAAAATCATTAATATCTCATCAGTAGTAGGTTTAACAGGAAATGCGGGACAAACTGCATATGCCGCTAGTAAAGCAGGAGTTATAGGACTGACTAAAGCTCTTGCATTAGAACTTGCTGGAAGAAATATTCAAATAAACGCATTAGCGCCTGGATATTTTACTACCGATATGACAAGCACCTTGGGCAATGAAGTTATTAAAAAAATAGAGGAAAAAATACCATCTGAAAAAGTTGGCGATCCAATCGAAGTGGCAAAAGCGGTTATCTTTTTAGCATGTCAAGCTTCAAGCTATATTACTGGCCAAACTCTTGCTGTTGATGGCGGCATGACCATGCACTAG
- a CDS encoding type II toxin-antitoxin system antitoxin SocA domain-containing protein encodes MLHNFRAVANFFIDKAKSENKLLSHMQIQKLLYFAHGIYLAVYKSPLIDKTFQAWKHGPVIPELYFDLSPFGSHGIKKKLTEVKNSTGRSQICEPSVNTKDQNLLDILNFIWEQFGGYDGLKLSYLTHVKDSPWDKNYDPNFRNKMIPNEEIFNYFKDKVKRT; translated from the coding sequence ATGCTTCACAACTTTAGGGCAGTTGCCAATTTTTTTATTGACAAAGCAAAAAGTGAAAATAAATTACTTTCACATATGCAGATACAAAAGTTACTTTATTTTGCCCACGGTATTTATCTAGCAGTTTATAAATCCCCGCTTATTGATAAGACTTTTCAAGCTTGGAAACATGGACCAGTCATCCCTGAATTATATTTTGATCTCTCTCCCTTTGGATCTCATGGTATTAAAAAGAAGTTAACAGAAGTAAAAAACTCCACTGGAAGATCTCAAATATGCGAACCTTCAGTCAATACTAAAGACCAAAATTTGTTAGATATATTGAACTTTATTTGGGAACAATTTGGTGGGTATGATGGATTAAAACTCTCCTATTTAACACATGTAAAAGACTCACCGTGGGATAAAAATTATGATCCCAATTTCAGAAACAAAATGATACCAAATGAAGAAATTTTTAATTATTTTAAAGACAAGGTAAAAAGAACTTGA
- a CDS encoding MG2 domain-containing protein codes for MYLIRNIFYIFILLNFLSVSASPFYLTIENSFSSEENAKIRLDYQNRDIEMELRILQPINIDKFLEGQLNISRTYEEPTTKLNAGHFIAKGLNRVDVPLDKLRRFISPEFRKNFTDILSDSIKILPKVSVADQRKSIFILPPSNTKLVKKFRIPLMGNTEIIEGETPGFEFSEISENKSYNQNNIILPKLPSGLYLIQVVQGQDEAQSILQISDISMQVKQSTNQVLITAMNRDMSPVEGATVYLRDSRGKWLTSPSKTNSAGQLLVEDTTPFDSKLVVRLEKNGINAFASTEFLSVNEAKSDIFLMTDRPIFKPGEEVYFKGIMRSRDSGKLITPISFFNTPIKRLDKIDIVDNKGALVQSLKDINLTKFGSFSGKIALQSDQTPGIYQIHAQSEQNSYSGEFRVRDYVKPTFYLQLEKMDGSFYPGKTVNLKFKAIRYSGGVPSDAKYEIYVYRKKFEVAQWISEEGYGIQSGSDYFGKKLTNSQNQPIRIFSSVDVRLQGVHGMQEESSSSEKKSEDKAKQFTLKNSNNGVFEGSWSSANEFDSSGMGEFEFTLPESKDSEDEEWTYSLMIKAMDAQGSQAILTENYPVTLSEAYPSLSIKNIISNTKSNNEIFIHSSMPNGDIAKNASGIVTFKLLTADGKEKKLDEIPFTTNEDGVTKIMTPKIESTGKIIAKAKLISLNKKKMKNSSESDSVEFIVADETNSAVLDNSQVELFSNIKNAEVNSKFKLLALLPKGWGNNEKGIAWITIAGSKIYEKKLINLTGRSAWLDIEAKESYGNGFFVTLTIPKNEGRFLERSISFKILQKDKKLNISVLNNKKVLEPMEKAKIKFHVTKYDKSPAANVELAVSIVDKAVYDVQNEFRPSIIDFFYPDPKLNLMTFYSDDLQGYGFADKIRRENFDLFALKAKNQLARNKMRDTATWVPHVVTDQSGNAEIVVNMPANVTEWVINVVAIDQDGRFGEQKSYLKTVTDLSTNPNISQFLRTDDELNFNVRFYNSSNLSPSFTSKIIASDNLFLKNSIVNGQILAMKDIITPFSVKALTPSGLGNLTFSFHAAGLKTGGESDYSLKLIPNGIQQNFPGTFNSNNLTFNIPEKAKISDLHVQATYGLTGYILLASNWLITYPYGCTEQLVSSTLPNLVLYKLFNELGVKDDKLGQYKQVYDKALSNSELGLKKLIENQLSNGAFTMWKQNPSPSVYMTLIAAYGLEQANFLAMKGEVSEALDHAKDWLSMQNIEKLLIKDDQVSEDNFLFFRNAAILNVIPSEKLEKVFKNIIDSPLDKISISSLVYTLEILESWTYNDSISKIKKENYDILLQKLQDKILEDIPKINNQVYFKNVKLSDSEENLPFPIDYITIYSSAYNILFKNNKINKEFENLFKNRLIETLNENGYSFGSTFNTAQVIINLKDVVKNEVKMFKKLSTSSINIKGTDNETILKLTPTLGGFSGNLKNLKSDKSINTLVPENLPNGFSLLASAKAFVPMNDIKEMDNGIKIKKEFLKYNEKKKEVQKINLSELKIGDIVLVKLTIKRSKLNNNRNIHSNFLVVEDLIPSIAEGVDNDDIYLSDFKIKTDAILETKRYPEKIVRVLELPSNENDSLEIYNVWNVRFSGMSSIPATKATDMYNDNIFGLSSSFEVKNN; via the coding sequence ATGTATTTAATACGGAATATTTTTTATATTTTTATTTTATTAAATTTTCTATCTGTTTCTGCATCTCCTTTTTATTTAACGATAGAAAATAGTTTTTCGTCAGAAGAAAATGCAAAAATAAGGCTTGATTATCAAAACCGAGATATTGAAATGGAGTTGAGAATACTCCAACCAATAAATATTGATAAATTTTTGGAAGGTCAATTAAATATAAGTAGAACTTATGAAGAACCTACAACTAAACTAAATGCGGGTCATTTTATTGCAAAAGGGCTTAATCGAGTTGATGTTCCGTTGGATAAGCTAAGAAGGTTTATTTCCCCAGAATTTAGAAAAAACTTTACTGATATATTATCTGATTCTATAAAAATATTGCCAAAAGTTTCAGTTGCGGATCAAAGAAAGTCAATTTTTATATTGCCTCCAAGTAATACAAAACTAGTTAAAAAATTTAGAATTCCATTAATGGGCAATACTGAAATTATTGAAGGAGAAACTCCTGGCTTTGAATTTTCCGAGATAAGTGAAAATAAATCATATAATCAAAATAATATAATTTTACCCAAGCTACCATCAGGCCTCTATTTAATTCAAGTTGTACAAGGTCAAGATGAAGCACAAAGTATTTTACAAATATCAGATATATCTATGCAAGTTAAGCAATCAACAAATCAAGTTTTAATTACAGCAATGAATAGAGATATGTCACCTGTAGAAGGAGCTACTGTTTATTTAAGGGACAGTCGAGGTAAATGGTTAACATCTCCTAGTAAAACAAATAGTGCAGGTCAATTATTAGTTGAAGACACTACTCCATTTGATTCTAAATTAGTTGTAAGATTAGAAAAAAATGGAATTAATGCTTTTGCAAGCACAGAATTTCTGTCAGTAAATGAAGCCAAATCCGATATATTTTTGATGACAGATAGACCTATTTTTAAGCCTGGGGAAGAAGTTTATTTTAAAGGGATAATGCGATCAAGAGACTCTGGTAAACTAATAACTCCAATATCTTTCTTTAATACTCCAATTAAACGCTTAGATAAAATTGATATCGTGGATAATAAAGGAGCTCTTGTACAGAGCTTAAAAGATATTAACTTAACAAAATTTGGTTCTTTTTCAGGAAAAATTGCTTTGCAAAGCGATCAAACTCCGGGAATATATCAAATTCATGCACAAAGTGAGCAAAACTCATATTCTGGGGAATTCAGAGTTCGTGATTATGTTAAGCCAACATTTTATTTACAATTAGAAAAAATGGATGGATCTTTTTATCCAGGTAAAACTGTTAATTTAAAATTTAAAGCAATTCGTTATTCTGGTGGAGTGCCAAGTGATGCAAAATATGAAATTTATGTATATCGAAAGAAGTTTGAAGTTGCACAATGGATAAGTGAAGAAGGTTATGGGATACAGTCAGGAAGTGATTACTTTGGGAAGAAACTGACAAATAGTCAAAATCAACCAATTAGAATTTTTAGTTCGGTAGATGTGCGCTTGCAAGGTGTGCATGGTATGCAAGAAGAATCAAGTTCATCTGAAAAAAAATCTGAAGATAAAGCAAAACAGTTTACTTTAAAAAATAGTAATAATGGAGTGTTTGAAGGCTCTTGGAGCTCTGCAAACGAATTTGACTCATCAGGAATGGGAGAATTTGAATTTACTTTACCTGAATCAAAAGATTCAGAGGATGAAGAGTGGACTTATTCATTAATGATAAAAGCTATGGATGCTCAAGGTAGTCAAGCAATATTAACTGAAAATTATCCTGTTACATTATCTGAAGCTTATCCCTCACTTTCAATTAAAAATATTATATCTAATACTAAAAGTAACAATGAAATATTTATTCATTCAAGTATGCCAAATGGAGATATCGCTAAAAATGCTAGTGGTATAGTAACTTTTAAGCTTTTAACTGCTGATGGGAAAGAAAAGAAACTTGATGAAATTCCATTTACTACAAACGAAGATGGTGTCACTAAAATTATGACACCTAAAATTGAAAGTACTGGAAAAATAATAGCAAAAGCAAAATTAATTTCATTGAATAAGAAGAAAATGAAAAATTCTTCTGAATCCGATTCTGTTGAATTTATTGTAGCAGACGAAACTAATTCAGCTGTATTAGATAATTCTCAAGTAGAACTCTTTTCAAATATAAAGAATGCTGAAGTAAATAGTAAATTTAAATTATTAGCTTTACTTCCCAAAGGTTGGGGTAATAATGAAAAAGGTATTGCTTGGATTACAATAGCTGGAAGTAAAATTTATGAGAAAAAACTTATAAATTTAACTGGTCGCAGTGCCTGGCTAGATATTGAAGCAAAAGAAAGTTATGGCAATGGTTTTTTTGTAACATTAACCATACCTAAAAATGAAGGTAGGTTTTTAGAAAGATCAATTAGTTTTAAAATTCTCCAAAAAGATAAAAAATTAAATATATCTGTATTAAATAATAAAAAAGTTTTAGAACCCATGGAAAAAGCTAAGATCAAATTCCATGTTACAAAATATGATAAATCTCCAGCAGCAAATGTAGAATTAGCAGTTTCTATTGTTGATAAAGCAGTTTATGATGTTCAAAATGAATTTCGGCCAAGTATTATTGATTTTTTCTATCCAGATCCAAAACTAAATTTAATGACTTTTTATTCAGATGATTTACAAGGATATGGTTTTGCAGATAAAATAAGAAGAGAAAATTTTGATTTATTTGCATTAAAAGCTAAAAACCAATTGGCGCGAAATAAAATGCGAGATACCGCAACTTGGGTTCCGCATGTCGTTACTGATCAATCAGGAAATGCTGAAATTGTAGTAAATATGCCAGCAAATGTGACTGAATGGGTAATTAATGTTGTGGCTATTGACCAGGATGGAAGATTTGGAGAACAAAAATCATATTTGAAAACAGTTACTGATTTATCAACTAATCCAAATATATCGCAATTTTTACGAACAGATGATGAATTAAATTTTAATGTAAGATTTTATAACTCTAGTAATCTATCACCATCTTTTACTTCTAAAATTATTGCGAGTGATAATCTTTTCTTAAAGAATTCTATAGTAAATGGACAAATTTTAGCGATGAAAGATATTATAACTCCATTTTCTGTTAAAGCTTTAACTCCATCAGGTCTCGGTAATTTAACATTTTCTTTTCATGCAGCTGGTTTAAAAACAGGTGGTGAAAGTGATTATTCATTAAAATTAATTCCTAATGGTATTCAGCAAAATTTTCCAGGCACTTTTAATAGTAATAATTTGACATTTAATATACCAGAAAAAGCTAAAATATCTGATCTTCATGTCCAAGCAACATACGGATTAACAGGTTATATTTTATTAGCTTCAAATTGGTTAATTACTTATCCATATGGATGTACAGAGCAATTAGTTTCTTCTACTTTACCAAATTTGGTTTTATACAAATTATTTAATGAACTTGGTGTTAAAGATGATAAACTAGGGCAATATAAACAAGTATATGATAAAGCTCTAAGTAATTCTGAATTAGGTTTAAAAAAATTAATTGAAAATCAATTAAGCAATGGTGCATTTACGATGTGGAAGCAAAATCCTTCCCCTAGCGTTTATATGACACTTATTGCAGCATATGGTTTAGAACAAGCAAATTTTCTTGCAATGAAAGGTGAAGTTAGTGAGGCTTTAGATCATGCAAAAGATTGGTTAAGTATGCAAAATATTGAAAAACTTTTAATTAAAGATGATCAAGTATCGGAAGATAATTTCTTGTTTTTTAGAAATGCTGCAATTTTAAATGTGATTCCAAGTGAGAAATTAGAAAAGGTATTTAAAAATATAATAGATTCTCCTTTAGATAAAATTAGCATTTCATCATTGGTTTATACATTAGAAATTCTTGAAAGTTGGACGTATAATGATTCAATTTCTAAAATTAAAAAAGAAAATTACGATATATTATTGCAAAAGTTACAAGATAAAATATTAGAAGATATTCCAAAAATTAATAATCAAGTTTATTTTAAAAATGTTAAACTAAGCGATAGCGAAGAAAATTTACCATTTCCAATAGATTATATTACTATATATTCTTCAGCTTACAATATCTTATTTAAGAACAATAAAATTAATAAAGAGTTTGAAAATCTTTTTAAGAATAGATTAATAGAGACATTAAATGAAAATGGGTATAGTTTTGGTTCAACTTTTAATACTGCTCAAGTTATTATTAATTTAAAAGATGTTGTTAAGAATGAAGTAAAAATGTTTAAAAAATTATCAACCTCAAGTATTAATATAAAAGGAACAGATAATGAAACTATTTTAAAATTAACTCCAACTCTTGGAGGTTTTTCAGGAAATTTGAAAAATTTAAAATCTGATAAATCAATTAATACTTTAGTTCCAGAAAATTTACCAAACGGATTTTCGCTTCTGGCTTCTGCTAAAGCATTTGTACCAATGAATGATATAAAAGAGATGGATAATGGAATTAAAATTAAAAAAGAATTTTTAAAGTATAATGAGAAAAAGAAAGAAGTTCAAAAAATCAATTTATCAGAATTAAAAATTGGAGACATAGTTTTAGTTAAACTAACAATAAAACGTAGTAAGTTAAATAATAATCGCAATATTCATAGTAATTTTTTAGTAGTTGAAGATTTAATTCCTTCCATAGCTGAAGGAGTAGATAATGATGATATTTATTTATCGGATTTCAAAATAAAAACAGACGCGATATTAGAAACTAAACGTTATCCAGAAAAAATAGTTCGTGTTTTAGAATTACCTAGTAATGAAAATGATAGTTTAGAAATATATAATGTTTGGAATGTAAGATTTTCAGGAATGAGTTCAATTCCCGCAACAAAAGCAACAGATATGTATAATGATAATATTTTTGGGTTAAGTTCTTCATTTGAGGTAAAAAATAACTGA
- a CDS encoding DUF1175 family protein translates to MLRTAIVNLALYQARRISSSWLKEQQDCAGFIRFAYKEALKKRTLKQRNILQIPEKLYFPSVSEEARSLFPNFPNIWEISNSKYSSFADAENLVTYNFEYVSKNVNDLLPGDILAFNKNSNALEPWHLMLYVGKVYNKSLVMYHNGGKGKNAKIRIVSINDLLNSPDPQWLPNNRNPFFVGIYKWKMFQDIKKL, encoded by the coding sequence TTGCTGCGAACAGCTATCGTAAATTTAGCTCTTTATCAAGCAAGAAGAATAAGTTCTAGCTGGTTAAAAGAACAACAAGATTGCGCTGGTTTTATTAGGTTTGCATATAAAGAAGCATTAAAAAAACGTACTTTAAAACAAAGAAACATTCTGCAAATTCCTGAAAAATTATATTTTCCAAGTGTTTCAGAAGAAGCTAGATCTTTATTTCCAAATTTTCCAAATATCTGGGAAATATCAAATTCCAAATATTCTTCATTTGCAGATGCTGAAAATTTAGTTACCTATAATTTTGAATATGTTTCAAAAAATGTAAATGATTTATTACCTGGAGATATTCTTGCATTTAATAAGAATAGTAATGCCTTAGAGCCATGGCATTTAATGCTATATGTTGGAAAAGTTTATAATAAATCTTTAGTTATGTATCATAATGGAGGAAAAGGGAAAAATGCAAAAATTCGAATAGTATCAATCAATGATTTACTTAATTCTCCTGATCCTCAATGGTTACCAAATAATAGAAATCCTTTTTTTGTAGGAATTTATAAATGGAAAATGTTTCAAGACATAAAAAAATTATAG
- a CDS encoding DUF2135 domain-containing protein: MILKYVNLLLPLVISFPNLCYATASANVDVLLRRGFLNIGNGTTKPVLTLKSPSGGWTLNQMVTVSGTCSDVTANPIYININGSRYFTRNQNGAFSRTFPAAKGKNTVIVECRNLAGTTFIKRTFEARIPSIGLKIILSNDTDGAYTDLHIYEPDGSHVYWVQTESPSGGKFFLNKEGDSFDTPGFGPYIYQNVKPLIGIYRIDANYWPGGAVQHTLGRLTVITNEGMPNQLKKDIEKPLAKPGETVTLAYVVFKGNNQQPEIIVPAKNGKNSKLEISKEILDKWKSSNDYKSDDSNNEDYNIHLSSSEETKDYSEIESKSIKKN, encoded by the coding sequence ATGATATTAAAATATGTTAACTTATTGCTGCCTTTAGTTATTTCATTTCCAAATTTGTGTTATGCAACTGCTTCTGCAAATGTAGATGTTTTACTCAGAAGAGGTTTTTTAAATATAGGAAATGGAACTACAAAGCCTGTTTTAACATTAAAAAGTCCTTCAGGAGGTTGGACTCTAAATCAAATGGTAACTGTTTCTGGTACCTGTTCAGACGTAACTGCGAATCCAATTTACATAAATATAAATGGCTCTAGATATTTTACAAGAAACCAAAATGGTGCGTTTAGTCGAACTTTTCCAGCTGCAAAAGGAAAAAATACTGTAATTGTAGAGTGCAGAAATTTAGCAGGAACAACTTTCATTAAAAGAACTTTTGAAGCACGAATTCCTTCTATAGGTCTAAAAATAATATTAAGTAATGATACAGATGGTGCATATACTGATTTGCACATATATGAACCTGATGGTTCTCATGTTTATTGGGTGCAAACTGAATCACCTTCGGGTGGAAAGTTTTTTTTGAATAAAGAAGGAGATTCATTTGATACACCAGGATTTGGCCCTTATATTTATCAAAATGTAAAACCATTAATTGGTATTTATAGAATTGATGCAAATTATTGGCCTGGTGGCGCAGTACAACATACATTAGGAAGACTTACTGTAATAACGAATGAAGGAATGCCAAATCAATTAAAAAAAGATATTGAAAAACCTTTAGCTAAACCTGGTGAGACTGTAACTCTAGCTTATGTAGTGTTTAAGGGAAATAATCAACAACCAGAAATCATAGTTCCTGCAAAAAATGGAAAAAACTCTAAATTAGAAATTTCAAAAGAAATATTAGATAAATGGAAATCTTCTAATGATTATAAAAGTGATGATTCAAATAATGAAGATTATAATATTCATTTAAGTTCATCGGAAGAAACTAAAGATTATTCAGAGATAGAAAGTAAAAGCATAAAAAAAAATTAA
- a CDS encoding RsmB/NOP family class I SAM-dependent RNA methyltransferase, translating into MSSEMSNVKNFEGRWGHLYKLWNNIVTQDSLPQIDRWLSQEFAKNSKYGSKDRRWYSEGIFAAIRYGYFALFAEEYFIAIKKNNFLEFKDFFSSFTKKYSKEINIIKAFSAINTERFYLWIRFRYFSAKDTPENTSFKIPEDLFPEEKKIYEALINSLENNNSLESKMIYYSVPLYYFEHFNIRFNYSNWDAEKQNILFQSLESRPPMWIRLNNSSETENVLKELIQEGYKASIYLPGIIMLQEVKGGIFALRSFRDGLFEIQDLASQQIGQNIQVKNGQFVWDSCAGGGGKTQQIASYLNNKGVIYASDIREYKLEELKKRAKKSGFFNIRCIKWEGNSLPKFAKEVENKNGFDWVLVDAPCSSSGTWRRNPDSKYRIIQNNIEELTKLQLNILQNASLGVREAGYLVYSTCSWIYEENEKIIEKFLMRNNNFILKEQKMLGSPFENSDTMFVGIMQRMN; encoded by the coding sequence ATGAGTTCTGAAATGTCTAACGTTAAAAATTTTGAAGGTCGTTGGGGGCATTTATATAAACTGTGGAATAATATTGTAACTCAAGACTCACTACCGCAAATAGACCGTTGGTTGTCACAAGAATTTGCCAAAAATTCGAAGTATGGTAGCAAAGATAGACGTTGGTATAGTGAAGGAATTTTTGCTGCTATAAGATACGGCTATTTTGCATTATTTGCTGAAGAATATTTTATAGCGATAAAAAAAAATAATTTTTTAGAATTCAAAGATTTTTTTTCTTCTTTTACAAAAAAATACTCAAAAGAAATAAATATTATAAAAGCATTTTCAGCCATAAATACAGAGCGATTTTATTTATGGATAAGATTTCGATATTTTTCAGCAAAAGATACTCCTGAAAATACAAGTTTTAAAATTCCTGAAGATTTATTTCCTGAAGAAAAAAAAATTTATGAAGCTTTAATCAATTCTCTTGAAAATAATAATTCACTAGAATCTAAAATGATTTATTATAGTGTTCCTTTGTATTATTTTGAACATTTTAATATCAGATTTAATTATTCAAATTGGGATGCGGAAAAACAAAATATATTATTTCAATCCCTAGAATCAAGGCCACCTATGTGGATAAGGTTAAATAATTCTTCGGAAACAGAAAATGTTTTAAAAGAATTAATACAAGAAGGATATAAAGCTTCTATCTATTTGCCTGGAATAATAATGTTACAAGAGGTAAAAGGTGGGATTTTTGCATTGAGATCTTTTAGAGATGGGTTATTTGAAATTCAAGATCTTGCAAGTCAGCAAATTGGACAAAATATTCAAGTAAAAAATGGGCAGTTTGTCTGGGATTCTTGTGCTGGAGGCGGTGGTAAAACTCAACAAATAGCTAGTTATTTAAACAATAAGGGAGTTATTTATGCTTCTGATATTAGAGAATATAAACTAGAAGAGTTAAAAAAGAGAGCAAAAAAAAGCGGTTTTTTTAATATTCGTTGTATCAAGTGGGAAGGTAACAGTCTTCCTAAATTTGCAAAAGAAGTTGAAAATAAAAATGGGTTTGATTGGGTGCTAGTAGATGCTCCTTGTTCCTCTTCAGGAACTTGGCGAAGAAATCCTGATTCCAAGTATAGAATAATACAAAATAATATTGAAGAGTTAACTAAACTGCAGTTGAATATTTTACAAAATGCAAGTTTAGGAGTAAGAGAAGCTGGTTACCTTGTATATTCCACTTGCAGTTGGATTTATGAAGAGAATGAAAAAATTATTGAAAAATTTCTAATGCGAAATAATAATTTTATTTTAAAAGAGCAAAAAATGCTTGGTTCTCCTTTTGAAAACTCGGACACAATGTTTGTAGGAATAATGCAAAGAATGAATTAG
- the der gene encoding ribosome biogenesis GTPase Der, which translates to MTLRTYTRLVALVGRPNVGKSSLFNRIIRERKSLVHNEPGVTRDRIFGRAEHNGELFYLCDTGGFEPTSKDNIKIQLVEQAELAIEEAETVIFVVDGREGIHPIDSELIRRLRKSEKNFIVCVNKCDLPKDDIFVEEFRKLGVSKIFPVSAEHNRGMGHLLDAATEIFANSSKIKENDLENPPIKLSIIGRPNVGKSSILNRLVGETRSIVDDRPGTTRDTVDAFLKYHGRELQVIDTAGIRRKSRMADKLERFSAFRSVSCLEESDVSVLVINAEDGATDGDARVAGYAFELRKPILIVVNKWDLIKDKNSKTVNDFTEKLHLDLRYLRYAPVVFVSALENLRVSKLIPLCLDLYDQSNKRNSTSQVNNVLKEVLLKHTPPMVKNKSKRIKFFYATQVGTLPPRFIIFCSHPQDLHFSYKRYFENAFREAFNYKNIPISIIFRERSRSPLDEKGERVKTNKGARFLKDRNYDDDIRSLTNDDMKSLDGSEIEFFDDDLEE; encoded by the coding sequence ATGACTTTAAGAACATATACACGTCTTGTAGCTTTGGTAGGACGCCCAAATGTAGGAAAAAGTTCCTTGTTCAACCGCATTATACGTGAGCGCAAAAGCTTAGTGCACAACGAACCTGGGGTTACCCGAGATCGTATTTTTGGCAGAGCTGAACATAATGGGGAACTTTTTTATCTTTGCGATACGGGTGGATTTGAACCAACCTCTAAAGATAACATCAAAATACAATTGGTTGAACAAGCTGAACTTGCTATTGAAGAAGCTGAAACGGTCATTTTTGTTGTTGACGGTAGAGAGGGAATTCATCCTATAGATTCTGAATTGATCAGAAGACTCCGAAAATCAGAAAAAAACTTTATAGTGTGCGTGAATAAATGCGATTTGCCAAAAGATGATATTTTTGTAGAAGAGTTTAGAAAACTTGGAGTATCTAAGATATTTCCTGTAAGTGCTGAACATAATAGAGGAATGGGTCACTTGCTTGATGCTGCAACTGAAATTTTTGCAAATTCAAGTAAAATTAAAGAAAATGATTTAGAAAATCCCCCCATAAAACTTTCCATTATTGGTCGTCCAAATGTCGGTAAATCCTCTATTTTAAACAGACTTGTAGGAGAAACTCGTTCAATTGTTGATGATCGTCCTGGTACAACTCGTGATACGGTAGATGCTTTTTTGAAGTACCATGGCAGAGAATTGCAAGTTATTGATACAGCAGGAATTCGTCGAAAAAGTCGAATGGCAGATAAACTTGAACGGTTTTCAGCGTTTAGAAGTGTCTCTTGTTTAGAAGAGTCTGATGTTTCTGTTTTAGTCATAAATGCGGAAGACGGAGCGACGGATGGTGATGCCCGTGTAGCAGGCTATGCTTTTGAATTACGCAAACCAATTTTAATTGTTGTAAATAAATGGGATTTAATAAAAGACAAAAATTCTAAAACAGTAAATGATTTTACTGAAAAATTACACTTAGATTTAAGATATTTAAGATATGCTCCAGTAGTTTTTGTTAGTGCACTAGAAAATTTACGGGTGAGTAAATTAATTCCTTTATGTTTAGATCTATACGATCAAAGTAACAAAAGAAATTCTACTTCCCAGGTTAATAACGTACTGAAAGAAGTTTTATTAAAACACACACCACCAATGGTAAAAAATAAATCTAAAAGAATTAAATTCTTCTATGCAACCCAAGTTGGTACTTTACCGCCCAGATTTATTATATTCTGTTCACATCCTCAAGATTTACATTTTAGTTATAAAAGATATTTTGAAAATGCCTTTAGAGAGGCATTTAATTATAAAAATATTCCTATATCAATTATTTTTAGAGAAAGATCTCGTTCTCCACTAGATGAAAAAGGGGAACGCGTTAAAACAAATAAAGGCGCTCGTTTCTTAAAAGATCGTAATTATGATGATGATATTAGATCTTTAACGAATGATGATATGAAATCTTTAGATGGGTCTGAGATTGAATTTTTTGATGATGATTTAGAGGAATAA